The genomic stretch GGTGGACGCCGGCGACTGGATCGGCGTGAGCGGAAGCCTGCGCCGCACTGATCGGGGCGAGCTCTCGGTGAAGGTGACCGGCTGGCAGATGCTCACCAAGGCCCTGCAGCCCCTCCCCGACAAGTGGCATGGCCTGGCGGACGTGGAGAAGCGCTACCGCCAGCGCTACCTCGATCTGGTGGTCTCTCCCCAGACCCGTGAGACCTTCCGGCGCCGGGCCCTGCTGGTGAGCGGCATCCGCCGCTGGCTGGATGAGCGCCAGTTTCTGGAGATCGAAACGCCGGTCCTCAACGCCGAGGCCGGTGGCGCCGATGCCCGGCCCTTCACCACCCACCACAACACCCTCGATCTGCCCCTGGTGCTGCGGATCGCCACCGAATTGCACCTCAAGCGCCTGGTGGTGGGTGGTTTCGAGCGGGTCTATGAACTGGGCCGCATCTTCCGCAATGAAGGGGTGAGCACCCGCCACAACCCTGAGTTCACAACGGTCGAGATCTATCAGGCCTACGCCGATTACATCGACATGATGGCGCTCACCGAGGAGCTGATCGCCTCGGTCTGCCAGCAGGTGTGCGGCACCACGGCCATCGAGTACCAGGGCGCCGCCATCGATCTGACCCCTCCCTGGCGCCGGGCCACCATGCATGAGCTGGTGGAGCAGGCCACGGGCCTGGATTTCAACGGCTTCAGCAGTCGCGAGCAGGCCGCCGCCGCCATGGCCGCCGTGGGCCTGGAGGTGCCGGAGGCGGCCGACAGCGTGGGCCGGCTGCTCATCGAAGCCTTCGAGCAACGGGTGGAGGACTCGCTGATTCAGCCCACCTTCGTGACCGACTACCCGGTGGAGAACTCCCCCCTCGCCCGTGCTCACCGCAGCAAGCCCGGTCTGGTGGAGCGTTTCGAGCTGTTCATCGTGGGCCGTGAAACCGCCAACGCCTTCAGTGAGCTGAT from Synechococcus sp. CBW1107 encodes the following:
- the lysS gene encoding lysine--tRNA ligase, with translation MPETRFNRLEQARLEKAEVLRGLGQGPYGLRFDPSHRHAELQRLHADLANGQERDERVSVAGRVMTRRVMGKLAFFTLLDETGPIQLFIEKATLAAALPDEPEAFTQLTTLVDAGDWIGVSGSLRRTDRGELSVKVTGWQMLTKALQPLPDKWHGLADVEKRYRQRYLDLVVSPQTRETFRRRALLVSGIRRWLDERQFLEIETPVLNAEAGGADARPFTTHHNTLDLPLVLRIATELHLKRLVVGGFERVYELGRIFRNEGVSTRHNPEFTTVEIYQAYADYIDMMALTEELIASVCQQVCGTTAIEYQGAAIDLTPPWRRATMHELVEQATGLDFNGFSSREQAAAAMAAVGLEVPEAADSVGRLLIEAFEQRVEDSLIQPTFVTDYPVENSPLARAHRSKPGLVERFELFIVGRETANAFSELIDPIDQRRRLEAQQERRAAGDLEAHGVDEDFLHALEVGMPPTGGLGIGIDRLAMLLTDSPSIRDVIAFPLLRPEAPPPVG